The genomic stretch CGGCGCTTTAAATGCGGGCCAGTTCAGGGAACATCAGAACCCGGCGGCAATGCAGCAGAAAACCGTTGCCCACCGGACGGGCAGCTACGCAACCACCATGCCCCGTTCCCAGTCAATGCGGCTGATGATGGCGGCAGAAAGCCCGTCCAGCCCTTCTCCCGTGCGGGCGCAGATGCATATGGCCTGCGGGTGCGCCTGCCGCAGCGCGAACCGCGCCTCATCGTCCAGCATATCCCACTTGTTCAGCACCAGCACAGAGGGAATCTCGTGCAGCTGCATGTCCGTGAGAATGGACTCCACGGCCTGAATCTGCCGCTCCACCTCCGGGTGCCCGGCATCCGCCACGTGGATAAGCAGGTCCGCCGCCTCCAGCTCCTCAAGGGTGGCTTCAAACGCCTCCTTGAGCTCCTTGGGCAGGTTGCGGATGAAGCCCACCGTGTCCGTGAGAATAAGTTCCCGCTCCTGCGGAAAACGCAGCCGTCGGGTGGTGGGGTCCAGCGTGGCAAAAAGTTTGTTTTCCGCCAGCACGTCCGAATGGGTCAGCGTGTTCAGCGTGGTGGACTTGCCCGCATTGGTATACCCCACCAATGCCGCCACAGGTACACGCGCCTTTGCCCTGCGGTCGCGCGCATAACCGCGCTGCCTGCGCAGCGTTTCCAGTTCGCCCTTAATGCGGCTTATACGGTCACGTATCTTGCGCCGGTCCGTCTCCAGCTTGGTCTCACCGGGACCGCGCCCCCCTATGCCGCCCATAAGCCTGTCCATGGCCCTGTTCTTACCCACCAGACGGGGCATGGTATACTGCAACTGCGCCATTTCCACCTGGAGCTTGCCCGCCCGCGAGGTGGCGTGCTGGGCAAAGATATCCAGAATAAGCTGGGTACGGTCCAGCACCTTGCGCTCCGTGGCATCGGTAAGGTTACGCAACTGCGCGGGAGCAAGCTCACCGTCAAAGACCACCATCCCCGCGTTACCCTGCAGGCACAGCACTTCCAGCTCTGCCAGCTTGCCCTTGCCGAGTATGAGCTTGTGGTTCACCTGCGGCACGCGCTGCACTATGCGCCCCACCACGGCAATACCCGCCGTGCGCGCCAGCTCCTGTAACTCGTCCAGATACAGCTCCTGCAGGCTGCGCGGCTGCGTGCCCACGCTCACCAGCACTGCCCGCTCGCCGTCGCCGTCCGCCACCCGTGCGTCGGAAAGGGCGCGCGCCATTTCATCTTCCAGCGCCTCGGTCAGTGCGTTGAAGTCTGCATCCACCCGGTCCCACGGCACAGCGGGAAAAACCCGGTACCCCTTGTTTTCGCCCTCTTCTCCATCCGCAGCACGTCCGCCCTGTTCCGCTTCCTGCTCTCCCGCCCCTGCGCCACTTACCACAGAGGGCAGCAGATGCGCGTACTGAAAGCGTTCCGGCCCGCCGAACTCATCCACCGTGAGCACGCCCACCGAGTCCAGCCGCAGAAAAAGCATGTCCATCATGTCTTCCTGCGAAAGAAGCGTATCGGCAAGATGGGTATGCACAAGGCGCAGCCCGCGCAGGCGCGCTGTTCCCTGCCGCGAGCGGGGAAGCTCCGGTATGTATATGGCCCCGGTGTCGCCCACGATGACCAGTTGCGCCCGCCCCTGCCTGTCTATGAGCAGCCCCACCTGCCGCGCAATGCTGCGCGAAAGGGCGGCAATCTCCCGTGCCTGCTCGGGCGTATAGCCGCCCTGCGCCGGATACCTGCGGGTATACAGGCGTTGCAGTGCCTTGATCTGACTGGGCTTAAGCCCTTGAATATTTCCGAGAACAGAGGCTATGGCGTGCTCCTGAAAAAAAATCCCCGCGCCCCGGAATCCGGTAACAGCGCGGGGATTAGTCTACACGTTATGGGCGGAAAGGTACTCCGTAATCATGCCGTCATAGGCGGCGGTACGGGCAAAGGTCTTGGCTGCCATGCGGCGGCGGAAATCCAGCCCCACACGCATGTCGCTGGCATCAAGCTCTGCCGTAGCTTCGGCGTAATCCGCCGGGTCCGGCAGCACGAGCATGCTGTGAAAGTTTTTGGCTGTCGCCCGCAGCATACAGGGTCCGCCGATGTCTATCTCCTCCACGGCAGCCTTAAGATCCAATCCCTTCCGGGCGGCTTCCGCAAAGTTGTACAGGTTCACCACAATGAGGTCAAAGGCAACAATGCCCAGTTCCTTGAGGGTGGCAAGGTGCTCCGGGTTGTCCTTGTCCGCCAGAATACCCCCGTGGATATGCGGATGCAGCGTCTTCACGCGTCCGCCGAGTATCTCCGGAAACCCCGTAACCTTGCTTACAGGCGTGACCTTCAACCCCGCCTCGGAAAGCATGCGCGCCGTGCCGCCGGTAGAAACCAGCTCCACGCCGCGCCCGTGCAGGAAGGTGGCAAACTCCACCAGTCCTGACTTGTCGGTAACGCTGAGCAGCGCCCGTTTGATGGGTAAAAGGTCCATACATCCTCCATGTACAGATTACTATGGCGTGTACGCCAATACGGCCTGTGCGGCTCATGCCGACCCTGTCCGAACCGCCTCCGGGACAGGTCCGAACCTCTCCTGCCAGAGTCCGGAAAGGGCGTGCGGCGGATACCATTTCCGCCCGCATTCCGCAGGTTTCCCGTGGCTTGCCAGAATACCGGGTCAATGGCAAGCTCCGCTCCCGTCCCCGTTTTGGCCTGCCGTCAGCAAAGCCCTTTTACGGTACCCGCTCCCAGTATAGACCAATCACAGAAAAAAGAATATACTTCCCGCGTTGATGATGAGTGCGGTACAGGCTGGCGCGAACACGGAACGATCAAGAAGCGATCAGGAAACGACGGCAACTCAAACTGACGCGCAGCTTCAGGGAGTTCCCGGCGTTCCGCCCTACCCGGCCAGCTTAAGATTTCTTAACAACAGCAACGCGCAACGTGCCGCTTCCTGCGGCCTGATCAGGAAGATGACCGAAACCTGCCACACAAGAGACCTGCGTGTGCCCCGGCACGCTGCCCCCCCCCTCCGCATCAGCGGGCCACGCTTCATCCACCCCCTTCCTGCGCGGTAGCAGATGCCGAACATCTCCCTTTCCCGCGAAGCACTCGTCCGCCGGTACCACGCCATCCGGTCGCACCCCGCCGCCTCCCGTGCGGGTGACTGGCTCATCGCGGCAGGGGTATGCACCTTTGCCCTGCTCATGCCGCTGGGTAACATGTTTGCAGAAATCGGCGGCGTGCTCTGCCTTGCCGGAGTCCTGTGGACCTACCTCTTCAATTTCCGGCAGAGCGCCCTGCACCGGTATCCCCTCTGGCCTCTGTACGCCCTGTTTCTGGCCTTTCTCGCCTTCAAGGTGGTGCACTCAATCCATCTGCAAACAAGCTGGTACGTCTTCAATTCAAACATCCACAAAGGTTTCGTGCTCTTCCTCGCGGGGCTGGAATTCGTCCGCACCCGCAAACGCCTCTACCTGTTCGCGCTGCTCCTTGCCGCAGCCTCGCTGGTGCAGGGGCTGGACGGCATCTATCAATTCATAAACGGCACAGATTTCATCAAAAACGCCATGACTGAGGGCGGCCGCCTCACCGCAAGCATGGGCGGAGGACGCGTGGGCAACTACATGTCCATGGCCCTGCTTCCCTCACTGGTGCTGT from Desulfovibrio psychrotolerans encodes the following:
- a CDS encoding IMP cyclohydrolase — protein: MDLLPIKRALLSVTDKSGLVEFATFLHGRGVELVSTGGTARMLSEAGLKVTPVSKVTGFPEILGGRVKTLHPHIHGGILADKDNPEHLATLKELGIVAFDLIVVNLYNFAEAARKGLDLKAAVEEIDIGGPCMLRATAKNFHSMLVLPDPADYAEATAELDASDMRVGLDFRRRMAAKTFARTAAYDGMITEYLSAHNV
- the hflX gene encoding GTPase HflX — protein: MARQVGLLIDRQGRAQLVIVGDTGAIYIPELPRSRQGTARLRGLRLVHTHLADTLLSQEDMMDMLFLRLDSVGVLTVDEFGGPERFQYAHLLPSVVSGAGAGEQEAEQGGRAADGEEGENKGYRVFPAVPWDRVDADFNALTEALEDEMARALSDARVADGDGERAVLVSVGTQPRSLQELYLDELQELARTAGIAVVGRIVQRVPQVNHKLILGKGKLAELEVLCLQGNAGMVVFDGELAPAQLRNLTDATERKVLDRTQLILDIFAQHATSRAGKLQVEMAQLQYTMPRLVGKNRAMDRLMGGIGGRGPGETKLETDRRKIRDRISRIKGELETLRRQRGYARDRRAKARVPVAALVGYTNAGKSTTLNTLTHSDVLAENKLFATLDPTTRRLRFPQERELILTDTVGFIRNLPKELKEAFEATLEELEAADLLIHVADAGHPEVERQIQAVESILTDMQLHEIPSVLVLNKWDMLDDEARFALRQAHPQAICICARTGEGLDGLSAAIISRIDWERGMVVA